The following coding sequences are from one Myxococcales bacterium window:
- a CDS encoding NAD-dependent isocitrate dehydrogenase, whose amino-acid sequence MSTKVTLIRGDGIGPEVVDAAVRAIEATGAALTWDPQDAGASAVPKHGAPLPEATLASIRANQVCLKGPLATPVGGGYKSVNVSLRLEFDLYANLRPARKFEGIKGRYDTVDLFVVRENTQGEYVGIEHYIDPTRSAAEAISIITRHGCDRIIRFAFEFARAAGRKKVTLVHKANILKMTSGLFLDTGRDIARSYPDIVFEDLIVDNCAMQLVRDPSRFDIIVTTNLFGDILSDLTAGLVGGLGLTAGANIGESAAIFEAVHGTAPDIAGQGKANPTAVMLAGAMMLDRLGQRERAQRLENAVRAAIAEGKYTTVDIGGTSTTEAFTTRVIDLMR is encoded by the coding sequence ATGTCAACCAAGGTCACGTTGATTCGGGGGGATGGAATTGGGCCGGAGGTCGTGGACGCCGCCGTGCGCGCGATCGAGGCCACGGGCGCAGCGCTCACCTGGGACCCGCAGGACGCGGGGGCGAGCGCGGTGCCGAAACATGGCGCCCCGCTGCCTGAGGCCACGTTGGCATCGATCCGTGCCAACCAGGTCTGCCTCAAGGGGCCCTTGGCCACACCCGTGGGGGGCGGCTACAAGAGCGTGAACGTCTCCTTGCGGCTCGAGTTCGATCTTTACGCCAACTTGCGGCCCGCGCGGAAGTTCGAGGGCATCAAGGGGCGCTACGACACGGTGGACCTTTTCGTTGTGCGGGAAAACACGCAAGGGGAGTACGTGGGCATCGAACATTACATCGACCCCACGCGCAGCGCGGCCGAGGCGATCAGCATCATCACGCGGCACGGCTGCGATAGGATCATTCGCTTCGCCTTCGAGTTCGCGCGGGCTGCCGGGCGCAAGAAGGTGACCCTGGTCCACAAAGCGAACATCTTGAAGATGACGTCGGGCCTGTTCCTGGACACGGGCCGCGACATCGCGCGCAGCTACCCCGACATCGTGTTCGAGGACCTCATCGTCGACAACTGCGCGATGCAGCTGGTGCGCGATCCCTCACGCTTCGACATCATCGTCACCACGAACCTGTTCGGAGACATTCTGTCGGACCTGACGGCGGGCCTGGTGGGGGGCCTGGGGCTCACGGCGGGTGCCAACATCGGCGAAAGCGCCGCCATTTTCGAAGCCGTTCACGGCACGGCCCCCGACATCGCCGGGCAAGGCAAGGCGAACCCCACGGCGGTGATGCTGGCCGGGGCCATGATGCTGGATCGTCTGGGGCAACGAGAGCGCGCGCAGCGCCTGGAAAACGCGGTCAGAGCGGCCATCGCCGAGGGCAAGTACACCACGGTGGACATTGGCGGAACGAGCACGACCGAGGCCTTCACCACACGGGTGATCGACCTCATGCGCTGA
- a CDS encoding DUF4215 domain-containing protein — protein sequence MKRPLHTFFCTRHVLWLAALGALAACGDNVPAQSPVDVSVEIPDGGCSDAGCPDPTAPICGDGLVALPETCDDGNLVAGDGCSSLCQVETCGNGIVDPSESCDPPAAGVCSATCGLLNVTCGNGTLDPGEECDDANTASGDGCRACRKECGDGLLDATAGEECEPGLGPRAADGSSTTCTAACKLKPFCGDGRLNAELGEECEPVNGISCVGACKRAGATMPDAGLPGCVVTPDAGAADAGAPDENIVPNSTFDTNLAGWSVGPAVQAQHDPSAGAKSPGSVKVTFTAGTLPPFSVDGVARCVAFSPGAFLEFRAAYRNAAGQPAGAKAFAVLQAFSNGTCTGRPVSTGAASSPSAQPDTWLTYSRLIDTTSLAASSPAASLLIKLGVVAPAGASASASWDDVTLRGANITELFPNCGNCQLNDGETCDDGNLLSGDGCSPVCGKEFDCGNGKRELGEACDEAATSFTAAGSCTPTCRNKTACDNCAIAECRPRMDACLGLEGVAAAGPAKGRAKASLCEGLRECIMRTGCDGKTVISTRPSLTSSISIPAGESRLENCYCGSAGPGCLEPGRANGSCRAQIEQALETVDPLTIMQRFGGSDTRFPVVAAVGQLLSCQGQACAADCVSPLACGNGIKQERPLAFDVNTTLMVGRTPNTCSDGITPTGLGCTFEECDSTPDCDDQCLLLACGNGIRQRGEACDDGNTTPGDGCDAACKSEFVCGDGVVTADFEACDPPSTGPVCSVAEAQANPMACGCAKDCQLKVCGNGIVQEGEVCDPPDGTVCDDKCQRIGVSACVECIGLVEGECGKPLLNGVPLEKDLGRDIGCLNDAPCLALLNCLLDSRCGLGFSPQACYCGPTPEDNEMCEDPNFVPKGVCAEQSRKAYESQFAMTPTNAAIFDDYFRVEPAPGRPASWYMANILADCHLYVSNGHATELRMSGQSEETIARCVAACGSR from the coding sequence ATGAAGCGCCCTCTTCACACCTTTTTCTGCACGCGTCACGTTTTGTGGCTTGCCGCCTTGGGGGCACTGGCCGCCTGTGGCGACAACGTCCCCGCACAAAGCCCGGTTGATGTCTCAGTGGAGATCCCAGACGGCGGGTGTAGCGACGCGGGTTGTCCCGACCCCACCGCGCCCATTTGCGGCGACGGACTCGTGGCTCTTCCCGAGACCTGTGACGACGGCAACCTCGTGGCGGGCGACGGATGTAGCTCGCTGTGCCAGGTGGAGACCTGCGGCAACGGCATCGTCGATCCCTCGGAGTCGTGCGATCCCCCGGCCGCCGGCGTCTGCAGCGCGACCTGCGGCCTTTTGAACGTGACCTGCGGCAACGGCACGCTGGATCCGGGCGAAGAGTGCGACGACGCCAACACCGCATCAGGTGACGGCTGTCGCGCCTGCCGCAAGGAATGCGGCGATGGGCTCCTGGACGCGACCGCAGGAGAAGAATGCGAGCCTGGACTGGGGCCCCGCGCCGCCGACGGTTCCAGCACCACATGCACGGCGGCCTGCAAGCTCAAGCCCTTCTGCGGCGACGGCAGGCTCAACGCCGAGCTGGGAGAGGAATGCGAACCGGTCAACGGCATCTCATGCGTGGGGGCCTGCAAGCGCGCAGGCGCGACTATGCCTGATGCCGGTCTGCCGGGTTGCGTGGTCACGCCCGATGCGGGGGCGGCGGACGCAGGTGCGCCCGATGAGAATATCGTGCCCAACAGCACTTTCGACACGAACCTGGCGGGCTGGAGCGTAGGGCCCGCGGTGCAGGCGCAACATGACCCGAGCGCAGGAGCCAAGAGCCCCGGCAGCGTCAAGGTGACCTTTACAGCAGGCACTTTGCCCCCGTTCAGCGTGGACGGCGTCGCCCGCTGTGTGGCTTTTTCCCCCGGAGCCTTCCTGGAGTTCCGCGCCGCCTACCGCAACGCCGCAGGGCAGCCCGCAGGCGCCAAAGCCTTCGCCGTACTTCAGGCCTTCTCGAACGGAACCTGCACGGGCAGGCCGGTCAGTACAGGAGCCGCCAGCTCGCCAAGCGCTCAGCCGGACACATGGCTCACCTATAGCCGCCTCATCGATACGACCAGCCTCGCGGCCTCGTCCCCCGCAGCGTCGCTGCTCATCAAATTGGGCGTGGTGGCTCCCGCGGGGGCATCGGCGTCCGCCTCTTGGGATGATGTCACTCTGCGCGGCGCCAACATCACCGAGCTCTTCCCCAACTGTGGAAACTGCCAGCTGAACGACGGGGAAACCTGCGACGATGGGAATCTGCTCTCGGGCGACGGCTGCAGTCCCGTGTGTGGCAAAGAGTTCGATTGCGGCAACGGCAAGCGGGAGTTGGGCGAGGCCTGTGACGAGGCCGCGACCTCCTTCACCGCTGCGGGTTCGTGCACCCCAACCTGCCGCAACAAGACTGCGTGCGACAACTGCGCCATCGCCGAGTGCCGCCCGCGCATGGACGCCTGCCTGGGCCTCGAAGGCGTAGCCGCCGCGGGCCCCGCCAAAGGCCGCGCGAAAGCCTCACTGTGTGAGGGGCTAAGAGAGTGCATCATGCGCACCGGGTGCGACGGTAAGACGGTCATCTCGACCCGGCCGAGCTTGACGTCGAGCATATCCATACCCGCAGGCGAAAGCCGGCTCGAGAACTGCTACTGCGGCAGCGCGGGCCCCGGTTGCCTCGAACCCGGACGTGCCAACGGAAGCTGCCGTGCGCAGATTGAGCAAGCCCTCGAAACGGTGGACCCTCTCACGATCATGCAGCGGTTCGGCGGCTCTGACACGCGCTTTCCCGTCGTGGCCGCGGTTGGTCAGCTCCTCTCGTGCCAAGGCCAGGCGTGCGCTGCCGACTGCGTATCCCCCCTCGCCTGCGGCAACGGCATCAAGCAGGAGAGGCCGCTTGCGTTCGATGTCAACACCACACTCATGGTGGGCAGGACTCCCAATACCTGCAGCGACGGCATCACGCCCACGGGACTCGGTTGCACCTTCGAGGAATGCGACAGCACTCCCGATTGCGACGACCAATGTCTCCTTCTGGCCTGCGGAAACGGCATCCGCCAAAGGGGAGAAGCGTGCGACGATGGCAACACCACTCCCGGCGACGGATGCGATGCGGCCTGCAAGAGCGAGTTCGTGTGCGGGGACGGTGTGGTCACGGCCGACTTCGAGGCGTGCGACCCGCCTTCCACAGGCCCCGTGTGCAGTGTGGCGGAGGCGCAGGCCAACCCCATGGCCTGCGGGTGCGCCAAGGACTGCCAGCTCAAGGTCTGCGGAAACGGCATCGTTCAAGAGGGCGAGGTGTGCGACCCACCCGACGGCACCGTTTGCGACGATAAGTGCCAACGCATCGGTGTGAGCGCGTGCGTCGAGTGCATCGGTCTCGTTGAAGGCGAGTGCGGCAAGCCTCTGCTCAACGGGGTTCCTCTGGAGAAGGACCTGGGGCGAGACATTGGGTGTCTCAACGATGCCCCTTGCCTCGCACTTCTCAATTGCCTCCTGGACTCGCGCTGCGGCCTCGGATTCTCACCGCAAGCCTGCTACTGCGGACCTACCCCGGAAGACAACGAGATGTGCGAAGACCCCAACTTCGTGCCCAAAGGCGTATGCGCGGAACAGTCTCGAAAGGCCTACGAATCGCAGTTTGCGATGACACCGACAAACGCTGCGATCTTTGACGACTACTTCAGGGTCGAGCCCGCCCCGGGACGTCCGGCGTCCTGGTACATGGCCAACATCCTTGCCGACTGCCACCTTTATGTAAGCAATGGTCACGCGACTGAGCTCAGGATGTCAGGACAGAGCGAGGAGACCATCGCACGCTGCGTGGCGGCCTGCGGCTCTCGGTAG
- a CDS encoding sigma 54-interacting transcriptional regulator encodes MTSLHGGLTVSPSGLARVHASSRVMLDVVEQVRRLARSQVNVLFLGETGTGKALLARALHEESHRAHAPFVRVDCRDVHADARDLFDDDAPGAPARAGGGTLFLDEVAELPGPLQQSLLRWLDGRSSFGDMPVGAGEVRVVSASCRAIEAVASSAAFRQDLYFRLAVALVHVPPLRDRVEDLPRLANDLLAELGRPELLLSPETLVLLSAHLWPGNVRELKNALAAALALADGGTLEPRHFRSLGHEGAPSVLERLPLGGQRLEHLERAAIKQTLTQTRGNKVQAARTLGIAPSTLYEKLKRYGL; translated from the coding sequence ATGACCAGCTTACACGGTGGCTTGACCGTGAGTCCATCGGGATTGGCACGTGTGCACGCCTCGTCACGCGTAATGCTCGACGTCGTCGAGCAGGTGAGGCGTCTCGCTCGTAGCCAGGTCAACGTACTGTTCCTGGGTGAGACCGGCACGGGCAAAGCCCTCTTGGCGCGCGCGCTGCATGAGGAAAGTCACCGCGCCCACGCGCCTTTCGTGCGCGTCGACTGTCGAGACGTGCACGCCGACGCGCGGGACCTCTTCGACGACGACGCACCGGGCGCCCCGGCGCGCGCGGGGGGCGGAACGCTCTTTTTGGACGAGGTCGCTGAGCTTCCGGGCCCGCTTCAACAGAGCCTCTTGCGCTGGCTGGACGGGCGAAGCTCGTTCGGCGACATGCCTGTAGGGGCGGGGGAGGTCCGCGTCGTTTCCGCGAGCTGCCGCGCGATCGAAGCGGTCGCTTCGTCTGCCGCCTTTCGGCAGGATCTCTATTTTCGTCTCGCCGTGGCCCTGGTTCACGTGCCTCCCCTGCGCGATCGCGTGGAAGATCTGCCGCGGCTCGCGAATGATCTGCTCGCCGAGTTGGGGCGCCCCGAGCTCTTGCTGAGCCCGGAGACTCTCGTGTTGCTGAGTGCGCACCTTTGGCCTGGGAACGTCAGGGAACTGAAGAACGCCTTGGCAGCGGCCCTCGCCTTGGCGGACGGGGGCACCCTCGAGCCCAGGCACTTCAGATCGCTTGGCCACGAAGGCGCGCCCTCGGTGCTCGAGCGCCTCCCGCTGGGAGGCCAGAGATTGGAACATCTCGAACGCGCGGCCATCAAGCAAACGCTCACGCAGACCCGGGGGAACAAAGTGCAGGCAGCGCGTACGCTGGGGATCGCGCCCTCGACGCTCTACGAGAAGCTCAAGCGCTACGGCCTCTGA
- a CDS encoding AHH domain-containing protein gives MQLGEAIAVMVAAPDEGACWACEAPPPEDPKPNDLAEDPDSASAAENNLHNDSSKLGRNLGRRPSWNITVPDRDASGGTMTRSVTVVPGAHHLIPGNASLKKTPSLLALMEKQKGKVREDIGYDVNGAKNGIWLPANYGVRSDSEFGKAWSAYGFQNDYALAAMKRAGAQFHDAHPDYSRNVQRTLRALADKIKLHAPEKCGICEKEISDKARPPYGLVGRLDGVSRQHRAFLAGPVRKWPIASGYYTSARSALMKGS, from the coding sequence ATGCAGCTCGGAGAAGCCATAGCCGTCATGGTGGCCGCGCCCGACGAGGGCGCGTGCTGGGCCTGCGAAGCGCCCCCACCCGAAGATCCCAAACCCAACGATCTCGCCGAAGATCCCGATTCGGCAAGCGCCGCCGAGAACAATCTGCACAACGACTCGAGCAAGCTCGGCCGCAACCTTGGCCGTAGGCCTTCGTGGAACATCACGGTGCCAGACCGAGACGCGAGCGGTGGCACCATGACCCGCTCGGTGACCGTGGTTCCGGGCGCCCATCACTTGATTCCGGGGAACGCCTCGCTCAAAAAAACGCCCTCGCTGCTCGCGCTCATGGAGAAACAAAAGGGCAAGGTGCGCGAGGACATCGGGTACGACGTCAACGGCGCCAAAAACGGCATTTGGCTACCAGCGAACTATGGGGTGAGGTCCGATTCGGAGTTCGGCAAGGCCTGGAGCGCTTACGGCTTTCAGAACGACTACGCCCTGGCGGCCATGAAGCGCGCCGGCGCGCAGTTTCACGACGCACACCCGGACTATAGCCGCAACGTGCAGCGCACCCTCCGGGCCCTCGCTGACAAGATCAAGCTGCACGCCCCCGAAAAGTGTGGCATCTGCGAAAAAGAGATCTCCGACAAGGCGCGCCCTCCCTACGGCCTCGTGGGGCGCCTCGATGGGGTGTCACGCCAACACCGGGCCTTCTTGGCCGGTCCCGTGCGCAAGTGGCCCATCGCCAGTGGGTACTACACGTCCGCGCGTTCGGCGCTCATGAAGGGGAGTTAA
- a CDS encoding matrixin family metalloprotease has protein sequence MRVGVSDDELTALVRQAFETWASVDCAGAPPRFAVSVAAPVDAALPFACTALPEDNIDVWGISPQFPNPPVITLATGVVAGRTTPVFTLPDGRVFDADVELNELWLQLRRDDAASVRGHLATVALHEAGHALGLAHSQDPQALMFRSYAVEAYRGLTADDVAGICALFPPVAPALACTPTPSTPAALNPTACAAVPPEAAGGCTFASRHRATPEHWAWLVLALGLAARPWRRRPSAR, from the coding sequence GTGCGGGTGGGCGTGAGCGACGACGAGCTGACCGCGCTCGTGCGACAGGCCTTCGAGACGTGGGCTTCCGTCGACTGTGCGGGAGCGCCACCGCGTTTCGCCGTGAGTGTGGCGGCGCCGGTTGATGCGGCCTTGCCGTTTGCGTGCACAGCGCTTCCTGAAGACAACATCGACGTTTGGGGCATCAGCCCCCAGTTTCCGAACCCGCCGGTCATCACACTCGCCACGGGGGTCGTGGCCGGAAGAACCACGCCCGTTTTCACACTCCCCGACGGACGCGTCTTCGACGCCGACGTGGAACTGAACGAATTGTGGCTACAGTTGCGCCGCGACGATGCAGCATCGGTACGCGGCCACCTTGCCACCGTGGCGCTCCACGAAGCCGGTCACGCGCTGGGGCTGGCCCACTCGCAGGACCCGCAGGCTCTGATGTTTCGCTCGTATGCGGTCGAGGCTTATCGGGGGCTCACCGCCGACGACGTGGCCGGCATCTGCGCCCTCTTCCCGCCCGTAGCCCCAGCGCTCGCCTGTACGCCCACCCCATCAACGCCTGCCGCCTTGAATCCGACAGCCTGCGCCGCAGTCCCGCCGGAGGCAGCCGGCGGGTGCACGTTTGCCAGTCGACACAGGGCCACCCCTGAACATTGGGCGTGGCTCGTGCTTGCGCTTGGCCTTGCCGCAAGACCGTGGCGAAGGCGCCCGAGCGCGAGGTGA
- a CDS encoding DUF2169 domain-containing protein yields MLQLENASGLPASLAVFPDPHGIDTLYTVVKATFALRPRLALADEQLPVSAVDAWRGEPGKSSLTEVSEFHLGKPGTDVLLTGHAVAPQGRPAPQSAVRLVVANRQKTAAIFGKRVWRRGGTLCPPEPFEKVPLVWEHAYGGCHEVTPGGALLGEDANPLGVGFVGRRSAESFISTPAPQIEDPAALMQTLGDRPPPVGFGPMPAAWAARRRFAGTYDAAWQRTRAPYLPADFDPRFFHVAPAPFAFAHPLQGGEPVSVIGVSYDGPYAFAVPRLVVGVHVVLARRQQIVQAMLETLWIHADTARVSLSYRAALACDKEVLAVKKVRIEVAGLEEVGLAA; encoded by the coding sequence ATGTTGCAGCTCGAAAACGCGTCCGGCCTGCCGGCTTCCCTGGCCGTGTTTCCCGATCCCCACGGCATCGATACTCTCTACACCGTCGTCAAAGCTACGTTCGCCTTGCGACCGCGGCTGGCCTTGGCCGATGAGCAGCTGCCCGTGTCGGCGGTCGACGCGTGGCGGGGCGAGCCCGGCAAGAGCAGCCTCACCGAGGTCAGCGAATTTCACCTCGGCAAACCGGGCACCGACGTGCTCCTCACCGGGCACGCCGTGGCCCCGCAGGGCCGGCCCGCCCCGCAGAGCGCCGTGCGCCTGGTGGTTGCCAATCGGCAGAAAACGGCGGCCATTTTTGGCAAGCGCGTGTGGCGGCGCGGGGGCACGCTCTGCCCGCCCGAGCCCTTCGAGAAGGTCCCGCTCGTGTGGGAACACGCTTACGGTGGTTGCCACGAGGTGACGCCCGGTGGGGCCCTGCTGGGCGAAGACGCCAATCCCCTGGGGGTGGGCTTCGTGGGCCGCCGCTCCGCCGAGAGCTTCATCAGCACACCGGCCCCGCAGATCGAAGATCCTGCGGCCCTCATGCAAACACTCGGGGACAGGCCCCCCCCTGTGGGCTTTGGGCCGATGCCCGCCGCCTGGGCCGCGCGTCGGCGCTTTGCTGGCACCTACGATGCGGCCTGGCAGCGCACGCGGGCGCCCTACCTGCCCGCCGATTTCGATCCTCGCTTTTTTCACGTGGCCCCCGCGCCCTTCGCCTTCGCGCACCCGCTGCAAGGCGGTGAACCGGTCTCTGTCATTGGCGTGTCTTACGACGGACCCTATGCCTTTGCGGTGCCACGTCTCGTGGTGGGGGTCCACGTCGTGCTGGCGCGCCGGCAGCAGATCGTGCAAGCGATGCTCGAGACCCTGTGGATCCACGCCGACACGGCCCGCGTGAGCTTGTCCTACCGGGCCGCGCTCGCGTGCGACAAAGAGGTCCTCGCGGTGAAGAAGGTGCGAATCGAGGTGGCTGGCCTCGAGGAAGTAGGGCTGGCCGCGTGA
- a CDS encoding DUF4215 domain-containing protein — protein MKGSYRVHPVPSAPTGRPLMIQTLTRLRAAFALALVTSLVACGDGDTSGRPTGSVRFELDVPEGQTVQSVDLKLVCAGSGVDITRTLQVQDGRILAVFGGLAAGECVVTLGTKTGEGFECQGSKTFSVVPASTVDVQVTLLCSGISNGGGGARVRATVAYKDCSADRIKTIYAAPADVLLGSSTAVNVLLHDAAVVGTPSLTWSLRNDAAQTAQGTLGDGTCHEGAFACKAFTCSGLGTASAADPFTGLPAAGVFVSVTYEDDDCLDTEEVWLSCLQANVCGDGQQEGTEACDDGNTTNNDGCSSTCAIERCGDGIVQTGEACDGTAGLSEGQGCTPECQISSAATCGDGAVNQASEQCDGDAGLEANQLCSDTCTIVPICGNGVVEGAEECDDSMNPACVECKLEVQENNLCLECIATRTEVGEFNATVCQPDALCASVLSCILASPTCWTAIAPAACYCGNSQAKIDECENPSFVPEGDCAAEMKAGAGNNPVNTDVLARYFDFNYPMGNATVIVDEAFLKCNAECF, from the coding sequence ATGAAAGGCTCGTATCGCGTTCATCCCGTGCCTTCGGCACCAACCGGGAGACCTCTCATGATCCAGACCCTCACGCGTCTTCGCGCCGCTTTTGCCCTTGCCCTCGTTACGTCCCTCGTCGCTTGCGGCGACGGGGACACATCGGGACGCCCCACGGGGAGCGTTCGCTTCGAGCTGGACGTGCCGGAAGGCCAAACCGTGCAGTCTGTCGATCTGAAGCTCGTCTGCGCCGGCAGTGGCGTGGACATCACCAGGACGTTGCAGGTGCAAGACGGACGCATCCTGGCCGTTTTCGGCGGCCTTGCGGCCGGAGAGTGCGTGGTGACCCTGGGCACCAAGACCGGCGAGGGTTTCGAGTGTCAGGGCAGCAAGACCTTCTCGGTGGTGCCCGCATCCACGGTAGACGTGCAGGTCACCCTGCTCTGCAGCGGCATCTCCAATGGCGGCGGCGGGGCACGGGTGCGCGCCACCGTCGCGTACAAAGACTGCTCCGCCGATCGGATCAAGACGATCTACGCGGCCCCTGCGGACGTGCTCCTGGGCAGTTCCACCGCGGTGAACGTGCTTCTTCACGACGCTGCCGTCGTGGGTACGCCCTCGTTGACCTGGTCGCTCCGCAACGACGCGGCCCAGACTGCGCAGGGCACGCTCGGTGACGGCACCTGCCACGAGGGCGCGTTCGCATGCAAAGCCTTCACCTGCAGTGGTCTGGGCACAGCCTCCGCAGCGGATCCGTTCACGGGTCTGCCCGCCGCGGGGGTCTTTGTCTCCGTGACGTACGAGGACGACGATTGCCTCGACACCGAAGAGGTGTGGCTGTCCTGTCTTCAGGCCAACGTATGCGGAGACGGTCAGCAAGAGGGCACGGAGGCCTGTGATGACGGCAACACCACGAACAACGACGGCTGCTCGTCCACCTGCGCCATCGAACGCTGCGGCGACGGCATCGTGCAAACCGGCGAAGCCTGCGACGGCACGGCTGGTCTCAGCGAGGGCCAGGGCTGCACACCAGAGTGTCAGATCTCCTCGGCCGCGACCTGTGGCGACGGTGCGGTCAACCAGGCGTCCGAACAATGCGATGGAGACGCAGGGCTCGAGGCCAACCAGCTTTGCAGCGACACGTGCACCATCGTGCCCATCTGTGGTAACGGGGTGGTCGAGGGTGCCGAGGAATGCGACGACAGCATGAACCCCGCCTGTGTCGAGTGTAAGCTCGAGGTGCAGGAGAACAACCTGTGTCTGGAGTGCATCGCCACCCGGACCGAAGTCGGCGAGTTCAACGCAACGGTTTGTCAGCCTGACGCACTCTGCGCTTCGGTGCTCTCCTGCATTCTCGCCAGCCCCACCTGCTGGACGGCCATCGCGCCAGCAGCGTGCTATTGCGGCAACTCACAGGCCAAGATCGACGAGTGCGAGAATCCCTCGTTCGTGCCCGAGGGTGACTGCGCGGCGGAGATGAAGGCCGGCGCGGGAAACAACCCTGTGAATACCGATGTGCTGGCGCGCTACTTCGACTTCAACTACCCCATGGGGAACGCCACCGTGATCGTCGACGAGGCCTTTCTCAAATGCAACGCTGAGTGTTTCTGA